The following DNA comes from Herpetosiphon gulosus.
AGAGGGGGCTAGGGGGTGAGGGAATACTTCAACGCCCTTTGATCGACATCATCAAAGGGCGTTTGTTTACGCTGCGCCAAAAGGTGTAGTGCTGGTTGGCTCAGCCTCAATTCGGCTCCAAACAGCTACATATCCAAGATACATCTTTTGCAGGCTGTCGATTGCAGTCTGAGCCAGCTATAGTTTGGCTAGTTTCAACCAGAGGAGCTAGCAATGCAAAATCCATCTTCATCGGCTTGGTTGGGTCGGTTTCTGAGTATTTGGCTGGGCCAAGTTTTTTCATTAGTCGGAAGCCAATTAGTTCAATTTGCGATTATTTGGAATTTAACCCTGCGCACTGGTTCGGCCACAACCTTGGCTTTTGCCACATTAATGGCGATGTTGCCAGCGGTGTTGCTTTCGCCGTTTATTGGCACTTGGGTTGATCGCATGAATCGCCAAGTGATTATGTTAGTTGCTGATGCCTGTTCGATGTTGGTGACGATCGGCTTAGCGTTGCTCTTTTGGCGTGAGGCTGATGCAGTTTGGCATATTTATCTGGCGTTATTGCTGCGCTCAATTTGTGAGCGATTCCATGCGACCGCCATGGGTGCTTCAACCGTCTTACTCGTGCCCAAAACTCACTTAGCGCGGGTTCAAGGCCTCAATCAAGCTTTGCATGGTGGTATGAATATTATTGCGGCACCGCTGGGCGCATGGCTGATAGCTAAATTCCCCTTGCAAGTCGTTTTATCAATTGATGTGGTTACAGCCATATTGGCAATTTTGCCCTTGCTGTTTGTGCGTATTCCCCAGCCACAACGTGATGCCGACCGCAACGTTACTTTTTGGCAAGATATGCGCGAAGGCTTTGCCTATGTAATTGGCTGGCGTGGCTTATTGATTAGCCTAATTATGGTGAGCATGATCAATCTGGTGATGACTCCGATTGGTTCGTTATTACCCTTGCTCGTGACCAAAATTTTTGGTGGCGGAGCTAGCGAGTTGGGCTGGATGGAAGCAGCACTCTCAATTGGGATTATTCTCGGTGGGATTTTACTGAGCGTTTGGGGCGGTTTCAAGCGCCGAATCGTCACAGCCCTCTTTGGTTTGGTGCTATTGGGCAGTTTCACCCTGTTGATGGGGATCATGCCAAGCTCATTGATTTGGGCAGCGATTGCTATGAATGGCTTGGTTGGTTTGAGTTTGCCAATTGTCAATGGCTCGTTTGGGGCGATGATTCAAGGCGTGATTGCTCCCGAATTGCAAGGGCGGGTGTTCTCGCTGGTTGCCAGCTTTGCCACCGCCATGGCTCCACTGGGCTTGTTGTTGGCTGGTCCAATTGCTGATAGCTTTGGCCTGCGAGTTTGGTACATTCTTGGCGGTGTCGTGACGATTGCGATGGGCGTGTTGGGTTTTGGGCTGCGCTCAGTTATGACTATGGAAAGCCAATCGCACGAGGCTGAACCCCCAATCGTCGAGACGAGCCTTAGCCAAGCCCAAGCCGAAGCGTTATAGGTAAAATAAAGGATCGGAAAATGGAACCGCGAAGCACACGAAGGTTAGGGATTTAGAACACATCTTGTCAATCTATCAAATAAATATTTGGGGGTGCAGGGGGCTGAAAACCCCCTGCATCTCCCGCTGGCGGGACGGAAGGGTGGCGCAAATCATTTAATCAAATTCAAATCTTTATCACGTAAGCCGACCAAGGCCATTTCTCCAGCCTCGTCGATATGCAGTTCAGCATAACGAGCCTCGGCAAAACGCTCGCCAGTACCTTCTTGAAAGAAGAATGTGTCGGCTGCTAACTGCACATCATAGCCTCTCGAGCGATATTTGAGCCGTTGTTGGTTGGCGGCCAAGGCTTGCTCACCATATTCAAAATGCGAAAATGTGCCAATATGCTGCTGATCGACTGTGAGCACCAACACGCCTTTACTTGAAAAAGCTTGATCATAGGAAAATGGGAGGGTATCGTAATTCAACTGCATATAATCACCTTGCAGCAACGAACGTGGGTCAACTGGGGCTAATTCAAGATAGACCACGCGCCCAGTATTGATTATTGCTTCTCGTTGCACCACACTGAAATTAACCAAGCCCAAACAAGCCACCAAACTGAGGATAATTAAGCCATAACGAATACTCATACAGCTTCCTTTTGATTCAATTTCAGCACCAATGCCCGAATTACCAGTAATATCATTCCAGTGCCAAATAAAATGATTGATTTGTAGAGCAATAAAATATTAAGATTGTAGTAATACAAACTCAATGCACCAATTAATGCTAAACAACCAAACCCAAACATTACCGGATAACCCCGCCAATAGCTGAGCAAAATAATCAACAGGGCAATAATGATCGCTGGAGTGTTGATCCCAACAAAGGTGATGAATAATAAGCCAAGACCGATACATCCCAGTTGAATTAGCCCCAATTTATACTCAAATTCATTGACAATCATCCAAATCGTTGTACCCAAGCAGATGATCGCGACAATCGCTGGCAGAATAAAGAAACTACCACGCCCAACGAATTCATCCCAACTGAAGTTGATTAGCAGGCTAGAGATGCCCATAAACAGCAGTATACCGTAGGCTATTGGTGAAGCACTTGACCAAAGCTGATCTTCATGGATTTTTGGTTCAGACCACATCAGGAGCGCAAAGCTAATGATCATAACGCTCAACAGCAGATACATATAATTGAAACTCTCGACCCAATTGCTCAGATCAGCTGCAATCACATGAATGGCGGTAATTACTGCCAAGGTTGAGATTAATCGTTGGGTGAAATCGCGATGGGCGACAAATAGGGCTATTTCTAAGACAATCACCCCAAGCGCCGCAACTATCAATGAGTCAACAATCTCTGTCCAGCCGCTGATTGCTAGCAGTTGACCAGTGATGCTGATAGCTAGGGCGAGTTGACGTAAAAAAGTTGATGGTTGATTGCGGCGATTAATCCCAAGCGCAGCGGCACATAATCCCAATCCAACAACCAATGCCCCAAATTCATTGGTAATAATGCTGGTAATGCCCAAAAAAGTAAGAAACATGAGTGCAGCGAACCATGCTCCAATCCCAGCAAAAATCCGCATATACCATGGATCGTCGCTGGGTGGTTGAGCTGCCAGCACAAATGTTGGTGGCTCGAGCTCAAGATCAGCGAATAATTGACGTAAGCTATAACGTGCAGTGCTCATGCATGGCCTCCTAGCAGTTGTTGACGTTGGCGCACCCAGAGAATTGAGCCAACCGTTTGGCCCAAAATGATCATGCCAGCGAGCAGGAAGGTTGCTCCAGAATCATACGAAAGCCATTCGAACAGCCAGCGATCGACAAAAAACCAGATCGTACCAAGGCTGGCCAAGGCCAATAGCCCATCAAACCTCACAAAATGGTGGTAGGTTGTCATGCCAGCTAACACCACAATTGCTAGGAGATAGAGGATTACCCGGGCAGGATTAAGCTCGTTCGACCCATAGCTGAAAAATCGATCACCAAAGTTAAAGCTGATCAGCACTAGCACCCATAGCAAACCTAACCCAAGCACTCGATGCAACCAATTGGTTTGTAACCAAGCCAATTTGCGTTGGCGTAGGCCTTCAGCAAGCGCAAAACTTAGCCCATTGAAGATCAGCAAGGCGAATAAATCGTTGGTTTGGCGAAAATTACCAGTTTGATCGTAGTAAAGCACAATCGTAAGGTTCCAAAGCCCCCACCATAGCAGCCATAATGGCGCAAAATTGCCAGCAATTGCCAAGCCTGTGATTACTAAGGCCCAATTCAAAAAGAGGGTGTAGGCATCAGCACCTGTTTGATAAATTTGGCCGAATAACGCCATCAGTGCGCCAACCAAACAGGCACTAACCATGAGCAAAATCTTGCCTTGAATCCGTTCTAAGCCATACCACAAGGCAGCAACAGTTGAGATTACCAGGGCACCTTCAACCAAGCCTAGTTTGGCGAAGCGATGCATGCTGGCCCAATTGAAGGCAAAGAAGAAATAGACCCCACAAACTGCCAAGCCAGCACCCAGCACTAGCAAACTAAGATTAAAGAAGCGCACCCACGCTTGGGCAGTTGGCGTAAACCCGCTTAGTTGTAAGGCACGTTTCATGGTTGCCCGATTAAGGATTCTCTCATCAACGTAATGGTGGAGCAGATCACGGGTTGGGGCTTGATCAAGTGGATCAGGAAGTTCGATCATACAAGCCTTTCTTTCTATCACTCTATTGGTCTATGCATATTGTATGCCTAAGCCGCTCCTATCGAATGTAACCAAAGGTACACTTGCTGGGTGATTCTCGGGCTAAAACGTTTGACGAAAATATGTTTCGTGGTTTATAGTACAATCTTACTAATCCAATTAGATTTGACATAATTGCTCTATTCTGGAGGATTAAATGACTTTTGGTACATTTAAATTAAAGCCCAAACCAGAACATTTGGAAGGTGTCTTGAACGTACTTGCACAAAAAAATTTTGCAAGCCCCCATATTATTGCCAAAGAAAGCGGATTATCGCTTACTGCCGTAAAATGTGCATTGGCTCAACTAGAACAAGAGGATCAATTAATTATTAAACATCAGTTAACCAGCCCGAAGTTGCAAGTAGCGTTGAAAGATAAATCTAGCGATGTAAATATCTCTACTACTTCAGATTCTGAATAAGCATATTTCAGGCTTGAATTGAAAGGACGAATGGTTTGAACTATCAACGTAGCTTTGAGGATTTAGAATCTAATGCTATTAAGTGGTGGCCACAAGAATTATCAGCTATTGTTGCACAAACAAGTATATTTCCTATATTAATTGAATCTCAAGAAAAATTTATTAAGATTCTTAAATTACCAATACATTATCCAGAACAAATATTTGAAGCTATAACTTCAGAAAATATGCCTGCTAATCTCTTTTTAAAACATCTTGTTGTTTTAGCTGATTATGGCGGAGAAATGATTCAACGTTTAGTCAAAGATTTTCAAGAAATTTTCCCTCAAGATATTTCTACTTCTAAATACTATATGGATTACGTATATAATAGTAATAAATATAGATATATATTTAAAGATCTTCCTACAGGAGGGATGGGAAATAAAAAACTAGCTATAGATGGAAAATCGATTATTTTAGAGAGAAGTTTATCAAATATATATTATGATATGATTATGATTTTGCTTTATGGTTCAACAACCGAACAGTTTAATTTAGCAGGGTTAGAGAAATGTGAAATAGGTATGATATTAGGTAACAATCACCTTGTTGATACGTATATGAATCAAAAATATATAAATGTAAGTCGAATTACGAATGGCGCAAAAGCTAATTCTCTTGGACAAATAGCACAGACCTACGTTTGTGATATTTTATCTAAATATCTACCTAATGATTATAATATTACACGAAACGGGAGAATTCTATTAAGCGATTTGAGTAATCCTGATTCGACTAAAACACCATTTGATATTTTAGTAGAATTTGCAGATAAAAAAGTCGGGATAGAAGTTAGCTTCCAGGTAACTACCAACAGCACAATCGAACGTAAGGCAGGTCAGGCTCGTGATCGGCAAAATCGTATGCATGCCCAAAATTATTGGATTGCCTATGTTATTGACGGTGCTGGTAATTTTGATCGGCCATCTGCGATCAGAAAAATCTGCCAGTATAGTGATTGTACTGTGGCTTATTCCGAAAGTGAAATAGCAGTTCTGGCTGCATTTATCCAAGAGAAGTTCAATGCTTAAGTTTATCGATTTATTTGCTGGTATTGGCGGAATGCGACTCGGATTCGAGCAAGCAATGCATGAATTAGGAATAGAGACTGCATGTGTTTTATCCTCGGAAATCGATAAACATGCCCAAACTACCTATGCTATGAATTTTCATGAACAATCTCAAGGAGATATAACTCAAATTCAAGATTTCCCAAGCTTTGATTTTTTATTAGCAGGCTTTCCATGTCAACCATTTTCTTATGCAGGTAAGCAAAAAGGCTTTGGCGATACACGTGGCACACTCTTTTTTGAGATTGAGCGAATATTAAAAGCTTATCGACCCAAAGGGTTTTTGCTAGAGAATGTACGTGGATTAACCACTCATGATAAGGGACGAACGTTTAAGACAATTTTACAAAAGCTGCATGAATTAAATTATGGCGTAGCCTATTTGATTTTAAATAGCTCAAATTTTCAAGTTCCTCAGAATCGGCTACGAGTATACATCGTTGGGCTTGATCAATCACAGCCAGAATTAACCATTACTTCTCACATCGGCGCAACTGACTCACATAAATTTAAACAACTATCAAATCAAGCTAGCTTATTTGATACAAACAAGATAATGTTGGTAAGAGATATTTTAGAAGATCATCCACTGGATAAATATAACTGTTCTACTGATTTTGTTAATAAATTATTAGCATTTATTGGACATCCAATCAAGCTCAATGGAAAAAGACTAATTGATTATCGTAATGGTAATTCTATTCATTCTTGGGAACTTGGTATTAAAGGTGAATGCACGTCAGACGAAATTCAATTTATGAATGCTTTGATTGCGAACCGGAGAAAGAAGCACTTTGGTTCACATCAAGATGGTAAAAAATTAACGATTGAGCAAATAAAAACTTTTTTTGAGCATGATGACCTTGATTCTATTATGCAATCGCTGATAACCAAAGGCTATTTGCAAGAAGTTAATGGCCGTTTTAATCCAGTTGCCGGAAATATGTCTTTTGAAGTCTTTAAATTCTTAGATCCCGATAGTGTCTCTATTACTTTGGTTAGTAGTGATGCCCATAAAATAGGGGTCGTTCATCAGAATCGTATTCGTCGTATAACTCCACGCGAATGCGCTCGGTTACAAGGCTTTCCTGATTCGTTTCAATTTCACCCCAAAGATAGTCTGGCGTACCGCCAATTTGGCAACTCCGTATCAGTTCCCGTAGTTAAGGCTGTAATTCTTGATCTCTTTAAATCTGCTGATTTAGCTTCCTGTTTCTAGATTGAAAGAATAAGGATTAAAAACCCTTTTGTTTTAAGATCGCATCAACTTCTATTTTTGCCAATCTGCCACAAATTGGCGTTGTAGATCATTGCTTGGCGAGGGATAGCCTGAGTCGCGCGTGGCTTGGCGTAATCTCGTGATCTGCGTCAAGGCTTGGGTATATTCCCAACCCTGTTCGACAAGCAGGCAACCGATGATAGTTCCAGTTCGGCCCAGCCCACCCCAACAATGCACATATACGTTTTGCTGCTGATCAAGGGCATCGATTATTTGAGCCAGAATTGCTCGCATCTGGGAAACTGATGGACTACTCATATCGGGGATTGGGAAATGATAGCGAACAATCGCTTGATTTGATTGGATTTGGCGCAGCGCCGTGCTGTAATCGCCCAATTCTTGAGTCTCGGTTTGCTCAGTGAGATCGATAAAAACATTGATTTTGGCCTTGCTAAAGTGCTGTAAACGCTCATGCAACGGCTCTTTTTCTAGCAGCATGGGATGTTCGCCCGCCAACAAGCGTTCTGGCAGTACCCAATAGGATGCTGCGATCGGCGTAGCAGGCCAATTTGAATGATCTGTTTGTTCATTGGTCATCTATAACTCACTTATTGACTGAGTTTAGCCGAATGTAGCCGCCGCAAGTGCTCGGCGGTGGCCGCATTGGCCGGAAAAAAAGCTTCAATCGCCAATTCTGAAACTGTCACGTCAATTGGTGTGCCAAAAACCATGGTTGTGCTAAAAAAGCTGAGCGTGCCATGAGTAGTGCGTAATGAGAAAGGCAAAGCAATGTCCATAGTTTCATGGTAGGGCGGAATCGGCGTAGAATGAGCTTGGTTGGTAGGATAGGCTGCCAATTCATGATACAGCTCATCCAAATAGTTGTCGGCGGTTAGCTCGATTTGGTGGCGCAAACGGGCCAATAAATGAGCTTTCCAAGCCGCTAAATTAACAATTTGTCGGGCTAAGCCCTCAGGATGCAGGCTCAAGCGCAAGACATTAACTGGTGGAGTTAACAAATCTGCCGCTACGCCTGCCAGAAAATAATCAATACAATTATTGGCCATAATCATCTGCCAATGGCGATTAATCGCGATCACTGGATATGGCTCGTGGCCGTGTAACACATGCTGAATGGCCTCGCGAGCAGGATCTAAATCAACATCATCAAGCGACCGTTCGCTGAACAACGGTGCAAACCCTGCCGCCACCAACAGCACATTTTGCTCACGTAGCGGTACTTCTAAGTGTTCGGCCAAGTGCAAGAGCATATCGCGGCTCGGCAATGAACGCCCAGTTTCCAAGAAACTCAAGTGTTTGGTTGAAATATTGGCATCGCTGGCCAGATCAAGCTGGCTCAGATGGCGACGCTGCCGCCAAGTACGAATCAGTGAACCAATTGCTACTTGTTTCATTGCCGCATCTTAGCACAATTTAGGTAGTTGCTACGATTACCTCTGAGGTAATTGTGTTACCAACCATCAGCACCTATGCTGCAGCTAGGTTCTTCAAACCTGACGCTGTTGGGATTTGACACTAGGTACAACAAAGGAGCAATGGTATGCGTTGGTTACAACATCCTCAATTATTACGTTATGCAATTCGCTTTGATGGAATGAGCGCTGGAGGCTTGATGGCTGGCTTGTTGGGCTTGAATCAACCGCTGGCTGAATTTTTTGGTTTGCCAAGTAGCTTTTTGTGGTATGTCGGCTTGGGCTTGATTCCATGGGTGAGTTGGTTGGTGTGGCTCTCGTTTCGGCCAACAATCAAACGTGGCGCGGCTTGGTTTGTGGTGGCGGTCAATGCCTTGTGGCTGGCCCAAAGCGTCTGGTTGATTGTTGGGCCTAGCTTTGATCCAACGGTTTGGGGCTATGGCTTTCTCATCTCACAAGCGATTTTGGTGCTGCTGATTACTGAAACCGAAATTATTGCCTTGCGACGCAAATTAGTGAATGCCTAAGCCTAAAAAGAGGCAGGATGGCACTGCTGTCGAGGCCATCCTGCCGGTCGGATTAATTCCCTGCAATTTCGAGCATGCGTTCGAGCGCCAAACGGGCTTTTTGCTTGATGGCAGTTGGCACAGCAATTTGATTGACTACATTGCCCTCAACCAAATTCTCCAAGACCCAACATAATTCCTCAGGATCGATCCGATACATGGTTGAGCAAAGACAGGCAAACGGTGAAACTGAGACAATCGTTTTATCGGGATTGTTAGTTTGCAAGCGATTGACCAAATTGATTTCGGTGCCCACTGCCCACATACTGCCTGCTGGAGCCTCGTTGATCGTTTTGATGATATAGGCGGTTGAGCCGACATAATCGGCCTCGTTGGTCACGCCCAAGGTACATTCAGGGTGTACAATCACATTAATTTCGGGATGCTTTTCGCGCCAAGCTTTGATATAGGCTGGGCGGAATTGGGCATGCACCGAACAATGACCAGCCCATAGCAAGACTTCAGCCTCGCGAATGGCCTCTGGGGTATGCCCACCATAGCGCAAATTAGGATTCCAAACCAACATTTTATCGAGCGGAATACCAAGTTTGGCAAACGCGGTATAGCGGCCAAGGTGCTGATCGGGCAGGAATAGCATTTTGGGGCGCAGATTTTTGGCCCAGCGCACAATTGGCTCAGCATTGGATGAGGTACAGCAAGCTCCGCCATGTTCGCCGACAAAGGCCTTGACGGCAGCTGATGAGTTGACGTAAGTAATCGGCATGACTTGAGCCTCGGCATCGCCCAAAATCTCGTCAAGCTCCTCCCAGACTTCTTCAAGCTGTTCGATGTCGGCCATATCGGCCATCGAGCAGCCAGCAGTATGGTCGGGTAGAATCACCGTTTGGTCGTCACGCCCAAGAATATCGGCGCTTTCGGCCATGAAGTGAACTCCACAAAAGACAATATATTCGGCAGCGGTTTTCCGCGCATCAACCGAAAGCCCATAGGAATCACCACTTAAATCGGCATGCTTGACCACATCATCACGTTGATAGTGGTGACCCAGAATAACCAAACGTTCGCCCAATTTGGCCTTAGCCGTAGCAATCCGTTGATCCAATTCCTCGATTGAAAGCCCTGCATAGTCCTCGGCATGTTCATGTGCCACGCCAATTGCTTCGGCTGCGATGATGGTCATGATGACTCTCCATTGGGTAAATATCTAGTAAGTGTCATTTTGACACTATAAATCGTGAGAAAAAGAGCGGGACGTATCAAACGCCCCTAATAATGTCATTCTAACACAATGATCAGTAGTGTCAAGATGACAATTTTATGCGAGGGGCTAGTTGTCAGAGGTCAGGGATCGGGATTTAGAATCATGCTGATTTAACTCTTATGCTTAGCCCTTTGTGCTCTTCGTGTCCTTCGTGGTTAAAAGCAAACTCCCCGACCCCCAACAACCGATCCCCAATTTTAACCTGGCAAACAAAAACGCTCTTGGGCACCATGGCCAGCGGTGAAAACCAAGCCACGATTGCGCAGATCGCGCAGTAGGCGAGTGGTGGTGGTGCGATTGACTCCGATTGCCGAGGCGAGTTGTTCATGGGTTAAGCGAATATCAATTAATATGCCTTGCTCGGTTGGCTTGCCAAATTGCTCGGCTAACAGCCCCAACAAGCCTAAAATGCGCTGATCGCTATAGCCATTGGCTTGCATCGAAGCCCAACGCTCCATTTGGCTTAATCGGCTGCGTAGGCGTTGCAATAATGATGGATGCTCGGCGACTTGCGCCCAAGCATAGACTTGACCAAGCACATCGCTATGGGCATATAGCTGAACGCTTGATTGTTGTTCGGTGCTATACACCAACTGTTGCGGGCCGCATAGGCTGACCAACACCTGCGAACCATCGCTATGCAAGATGGCTAAACCCACCACACCTTCATTAATTAATAAGATATGCTCGGCTGGTAGGCTGATTAATGTGCCTCGTTGATAATGGCGTTGGCGCTGTTTGACGATGGGGTCGCTCTGGCCAGCGATGTAGTTGCTGCGTTGGCTAAGCACATTCAGCAACAATTGCTCGGTGCAACTATCAGTCAACACAATATCGG
Coding sequences within:
- a CDS encoding MFS transporter, which produces MQNPSSSAWLGRFLSIWLGQVFSLVGSQLVQFAIIWNLTLRTGSATTLAFATLMAMLPAVLLSPFIGTWVDRMNRQVIMLVADACSMLVTIGLALLFWREADAVWHIYLALLLRSICERFHATAMGASTVLLVPKTHLARVQGLNQALHGGMNIIAAPLGAWLIAKFPLQVVLSIDVVTAILAILPLLFVRIPQPQRDADRNVTFWQDMREGFAYVIGWRGLLISLIMVSMINLVMTPIGSLLPLLVTKIFGGGASELGWMEAALSIGIILGGILLSVWGGFKRRIVTALFGLVLLGSFTLLMGIMPSSLIWAAIAMNGLVGLSLPIVNGSFGAMIQGVIAPELQGRVFSLVASFATAMAPLGLLLAGPIADSFGLRVWYILGGVVTIAMGVLGFGLRSVMTMESQSHEAEPPIVETSLSQAQAEAL
- a CDS encoding GDYXXLXY domain-containing protein; protein product: MSIRYGLIILSLVACLGLVNFSVVQREAIINTGRVVYLELAPVDPRSLLQGDYMQLNYDTLPFSYDQAFSSKGVLVLTVDQQHIGTFSHFEYGEQALAANQQRLKYRSRGYDVQLAADTFFFQEGTGERFAEARYAELHIDEAGEMALVGLRDKDLNLIK
- a CDS encoding DUF4401 domain-containing protein, with translation MSTARYSLRQLFADLELEPPTFVLAAQPPSDDPWYMRIFAGIGAWFAALMFLTFLGITSIITNEFGALVVGLGLCAAALGINRRNQPSTFLRQLALAISITGQLLAISGWTEIVDSLIVAALGVIVLEIALFVAHRDFTQRLISTLAVITAIHVIAADLSNWVESFNYMYLLLSVMIISFALLMWSEPKIHEDQLWSSASPIAYGILLFMGISSLLINFSWDEFVGRGSFFILPAIVAIICLGTTIWMIVNEFEYKLGLIQLGCIGLGLLFITFVGINTPAIIIALLIILLSYWRGYPVMFGFGCLALIGALSLYYYNLNILLLYKSIILFGTGMILLVIRALVLKLNQKEAV
- a CDS encoding DUF2157 domain-containing protein encodes the protein MIELPDPLDQAPTRDLLHHYVDERILNRATMKRALQLSGFTPTAQAWVRFFNLSLLVLGAGLAVCGVYFFFAFNWASMHRFAKLGLVEGALVISTVAALWYGLERIQGKILLMVSACLVGALMALFGQIYQTGADAYTLFLNWALVITGLAIAGNFAPLWLLWWGLWNLTIVLYYDQTGNFRQTNDLFALLIFNGLSFALAEGLRQRKLAWLQTNWLHRVLGLGLLWVLVLISFNFGDRFFSYGSNELNPARVILYLLAIVVLAGMTTYHHFVRFDGLLALASLGTIWFFVDRWLFEWLSYDSGATFLLAGMIILGQTVGSILWVRQRQQLLGGHA
- a CDS encoding restriction endonuclease; protein product: MNYQRSFEDLESNAIKWWPQELSAIVAQTSIFPILIESQEKFIKILKLPIHYPEQIFEAITSENMPANLFLKHLVVLADYGGEMIQRLVKDFQEIFPQDISTSKYYMDYVYNSNKYRYIFKDLPTGGMGNKKLAIDGKSIILERSLSNIYYDMIMILLYGSTTEQFNLAGLEKCEIGMILGNNHLVDTYMNQKYINVSRITNGAKANSLGQIAQTYVCDILSKYLPNDYNITRNGRILLSDLSNPDSTKTPFDILVEFADKKVGIEVSFQVTTNSTIERKAGQARDRQNRMHAQNYWIAYVIDGAGNFDRPSAIRKICQYSDCTVAYSESEIAVLAAFIQEKFNA
- a CDS encoding DNA cytosine methyltransferase, with protein sequence MLKFIDLFAGIGGMRLGFEQAMHELGIETACVLSSEIDKHAQTTYAMNFHEQSQGDITQIQDFPSFDFLLAGFPCQPFSYAGKQKGFGDTRGTLFFEIERILKAYRPKGFLLENVRGLTTHDKGRTFKTILQKLHELNYGVAYLILNSSNFQVPQNRLRVYIVGLDQSQPELTITSHIGATDSHKFKQLSNQASLFDTNKIMLVRDILEDHPLDKYNCSTDFVNKLLAFIGHPIKLNGKRLIDYRNGNSIHSWELGIKGECTSDEIQFMNALIANRRKKHFGSHQDGKKLTIEQIKTFFEHDDLDSIMQSLITKGYLQEVNGRFNPVAGNMSFEVFKFLDPDSVSITLVSSDAHKIGVVHQNRIRRITPRECARLQGFPDSFQFHPKDSLAYRQFGNSVSVPVVKAVILDLFKSADLASCF
- a CDS encoding dual specificity protein phosphatase family protein → MTNEQTDHSNWPATPIAASYWVLPERLLAGEHPMLLEKEPLHERLQHFSKAKINVFIDLTEQTETQELGDYSTALRQIQSNQAIVRYHFPIPDMSSPSVSQMRAILAQIIDALDQQQNVYVHCWGGLGRTGTIIGCLLVEQGWEYTQALTQITRLRQATRDSGYPSPSNDLQRQFVADWQK
- a CDS encoding helix-turn-helix transcriptional regulator, which produces MKQVAIGSLIRTWRQRRHLSQLDLASDANISTKHLSFLETGRSLPSRDMLLHLAEHLEVPLREQNVLLVAAGFAPLFSERSLDDVDLDPAREAIQHVLHGHEPYPVIAINRHWQMIMANNCIDYFLAGVAADLLTPPVNVLRLSLHPEGLARQIVNLAAWKAHLLARLRHQIELTADNYLDELYHELAAYPTNQAHSTPIPPYHETMDIALPFSLRTTHGTLSFFSTTMVFGTPIDVTVSELAIEAFFPANAATAEHLRRLHSAKLSQ
- the nadA gene encoding quinolinate synthase NadA yields the protein MTIIAAEAIGVAHEHAEDYAGLSIEELDQRIATAKAKLGERLVILGHHYQRDDVVKHADLSGDSYGLSVDARKTAAEYIVFCGVHFMAESADILGRDDQTVILPDHTAGCSMADMADIEQLEEVWEELDEILGDAEAQVMPITYVNSSAAVKAFVGEHGGACCTSSNAEPIVRWAKNLRPKMLFLPDQHLGRYTAFAKLGIPLDKMLVWNPNLRYGGHTPEAIREAEVLLWAGHCSVHAQFRPAYIKAWREKHPEINVIVHPECTLGVTNEADYVGSTAYIIKTINEAPAGSMWAVGTEINLVNRLQTNNPDKTIVSVSPFACLCSTMYRIDPEELCWVLENLVEGNVVNQIAVPTAIKQKARLALERMLEIAGN
- a CDS encoding Crp/Fnr family transcriptional regulator: MSASFILLINHTSTASIQTNLLMEHGYIPMLLPLNQLAQLPALPHQTIVVACFNNQTELEQLTTTLPSWNTPWIGWNLSGQIELSIAAYKASADIVLTDSCTEQLLLNVLSQRSNYIAGQSDPIVKQRQRHYQRGTLISLPAEHILLINEGVVGLAILHSDGSQVLVSLCGPQQLVYSTEQQSSVQLYAHSDVLGQVYAWAQVAEHPSLLQRLRSRLSQMERWASMQANGYSDQRILGLLGLLAEQFGKPTEQGILIDIRLTHEQLASAIGVNRTTTTRLLRDLRNRGLVFTAGHGAQERFCLPG